In a single window of the Bradyrhizobium erythrophlei genome:
- a CDS encoding AAA family ATPase produces MIDALVEASISNGYDQEHGRSATLATIASGMGAAVARKIDKAAPGPDQSAQSSQSFEVFWHGIAYDRAARPWLVKTLIPAQGAGLLSGQWGTAKTFVALDLAGAAMTKGLFAGREIDRQGGVLFIAAEGAGEVSIRLEAMASGYQTADTDALPFAWIEDTPDIKNDASYRTLTEIAVSVGVQIREKFSVDLVLIIVDTMSAAANWKDHNDAAEGQLVMNRLNELGRATGAFVLAVDHFGKDASTGTRGTSAKEASADVVLATLADRDLNGTLSKTRMAVRKLRGGKTGEEFPFDLNVVPAGFGETTCTIGWRAVQEASDSGATSEKVRWPKALRVFRTSMQAMVVEHGKSITPYGGEGPTVMAVALDVVRTEFIKAYPVGDGDAREQKAAKRTAFNRAIKDARAMELIISREIVGVDLLWFAKE; encoded by the coding sequence GTGATCGACGCGCTGGTTGAGGCATCGATCTCCAACGGCTACGATCAGGAACACGGGCGCAGCGCTACGCTGGCCACCATCGCATCAGGTATGGGCGCTGCCGTCGCGCGGAAAATCGACAAGGCGGCGCCGGGGCCTGACCAGTCGGCGCAAAGCTCCCAATCATTCGAGGTGTTCTGGCACGGCATCGCCTACGACCGCGCCGCGCGCCCGTGGCTGGTCAAGACGCTGATCCCGGCGCAAGGCGCGGGCCTGTTATCCGGCCAATGGGGCACCGCCAAGACGTTCGTGGCGCTTGATCTCGCTGGCGCTGCAATGACGAAAGGGCTGTTCGCCGGGCGCGAGATCGACCGGCAGGGCGGCGTGCTGTTCATTGCAGCCGAAGGCGCGGGCGAGGTTTCGATTCGGCTTGAGGCCATGGCCAGCGGTTACCAGACCGCCGACACCGACGCGTTGCCATTCGCGTGGATCGAGGACACGCCGGATATCAAGAACGATGCGAGCTACAGGACACTGACCGAGATCGCCGTCAGCGTTGGAGTACAGATCAGGGAGAAGTTCAGCGTCGATCTCGTCCTGATTATCGTCGATACCATGTCGGCGGCGGCAAACTGGAAAGATCACAACGACGCCGCCGAGGGCCAGCTTGTCATGAACCGGCTCAATGAACTAGGGCGCGCCACTGGCGCGTTCGTGCTGGCGGTCGATCACTTCGGCAAGGACGCTTCCACCGGCACGCGCGGCACCAGCGCCAAGGAAGCGTCGGCGGATGTCGTGCTGGCCACGCTGGCGGATCGCGATCTCAACGGCACCTTGAGCAAGACCCGGATGGCCGTGCGCAAGTTGCGCGGCGGCAAGACCGGCGAGGAGTTTCCGTTCGACCTCAACGTCGTCCCGGCTGGCTTCGGCGAAACCACCTGCACCATCGGCTGGCGAGCTGTACAGGAAGCCAGCGACAGCGGCGCGACCAGTGAGAAGGTCCGCTGGCCAAAGGCGCTGAGGGTGTTCCGCACCTCTATGCAGGCCATGGTCGTCGAACATGGCAAGTCGATCACGCCATACGGCGGTGAGGGGCCGACCGTGATGGCCGTGGCGCTCGATGTCGTCCGAACCGAGTTCATCAAGGCGTACCCGGTCGGCGACGGCGACGCGCGCGAACAGAAAGCGGCCAAGCGGACTGCCTTCAACCGAGCGATCAAAGACGCGCGTGCGATGGAACTGATCATCTCCCGCGAGATCGTCGGCGTCGATCTGCTCTGGTTTGCCAAGGAATGA
- a CDS encoding ABC transporter permease, which produces MNTVPLLGAATQNETLVLSPSGSWTAAHATALENLVNFASPKLRQTQKLKIDMADVRELDTLGAWLLERMSRGAIEAGHPATVVGIASRYEGLIEDVRQVNRSKPASRVVPNPVLARLEAVGRSTFSATEDVSAFLQMLGALGSASFGVLRRPRSLRLKSLVYHLHQVGWQAIPIIALVTFLIGAIIAQQGIFHFRKFGADSYVVDLVGILVLREIGVLIVAIMVAGRSGSAYTAELGSMKMREEIDALSTMGLDPVEVLILPRIVALILALPILAFIGSMAALYGGGLVAWFYGGMNPAIFIARLQESVSVTHFEVGMIKAPFMALVIGIVASSEGLRVKGSAESLGKQTTISVVKSIFLVIVLDGAFAVFFASIGM; this is translated from the coding sequence TTGAATACCGTTCCCCTGCTGGGTGCGGCAACCCAAAACGAAACGTTAGTACTTAGTCCAAGCGGGTCTTGGACCGCTGCCCATGCAACCGCTCTTGAGAATCTTGTCAATTTCGCTTCGCCCAAGCTCCGACAGACACAGAAGCTGAAGATCGACATGGCCGATGTGCGAGAACTCGACACACTCGGCGCATGGCTGCTCGAAAGGATGTCACGCGGTGCTATAGAGGCTGGCCATCCAGCGACAGTCGTTGGCATTGCGAGTCGGTACGAAGGCCTCATCGAAGACGTTCGACAGGTCAACCGTAGTAAGCCTGCGAGCCGAGTCGTTCCAAATCCGGTCCTTGCGCGGCTGGAAGCTGTCGGGCGCTCAACGTTCAGCGCCACGGAAGACGTGTCGGCATTTCTACAGATGCTGGGGGCCTTGGGATCGGCCAGTTTCGGCGTCTTGCGAAGGCCGCGTTCGCTTCGGTTGAAGTCTCTGGTGTACCACCTGCATCAGGTCGGCTGGCAGGCTATTCCGATCATCGCCTTGGTCACGTTTCTGATCGGCGCCATCATCGCTCAGCAAGGCATCTTCCATTTCCGCAAGTTCGGCGCTGACTCTTACGTCGTCGATTTGGTCGGCATACTCGTACTTCGTGAAATTGGCGTCCTAATCGTTGCCATCATGGTCGCCGGCCGATCCGGCAGTGCCTATACCGCCGAACTTGGCTCAATGAAAATGCGAGAGGAAATCGACGCATTGTCGACCATGGGTCTCGATCCCGTTGAAGTGCTGATCTTGCCCCGCATCGTTGCTTTGATCCTGGCGCTTCCGATCCTCGCATTCATCGGTTCGATGGCCGCACTCTACGGTGGCGGGCTGGTCGCGTGGTTTTACGGAGGCATGAACCCGGCGATATTCATTGCGCGACTTCAAGAATCCGTGTCCGTGACGCATTTCGAAGTCGGAATGATCAAGGCGCCATTCATGGCACTGGTGATCGGCATCGTCGCTAGCAGCGAGGGCTTGAGGGTCAAAGGAAGCGCGGAATCTCTTGGAAAGCAGACGACGATCTCCGTCGTGAAGTCGATCTTTCTCGTCATCGTGCTCGACGGAGCTTTCGCCGTATTCTTTGCCTCGATTGGAATGTGA
- a CDS encoding SOS response-associated peptidase: MCNLYSITKNQDAIRRLFRVTRDSAGNLPPMPGIFPDYPAPVVRNASGERELIMMRWGMPPPPKFGGAPVTNIRNTASPHWRGWLKPENRCLVPASSFSEYAPEPNPATGKKDVVWFALNDERPLFAFARIWTEYRGDRGTKSKPVPGPHLVHGFLTTAPNAIVEPIHPKAMPVILTTDEERAVWMRGPWDEANPETALAVWDRAYS, from the coding sequence ATGTGCAATCTCTACAGCATCACCAAGAATCAGGACGCGATCCGCCGGCTGTTCCGTGTCACCCGCGATAGCGCTGGCAACCTTCCGCCGATGCCAGGGATTTTTCCAGACTATCCGGCGCCGGTCGTTCGTAACGCCAGTGGCGAGCGCGAGCTGATCATGATGCGATGGGGAATGCCGCCGCCGCCGAAGTTCGGCGGGGCGCCGGTGACCAACATTCGCAACACCGCTTCGCCGCACTGGCGAGGCTGGCTCAAGCCGGAAAACCGCTGCTTGGTGCCGGCATCCAGCTTCTCCGAATACGCGCCCGAGCCGAACCCCGCGACTGGCAAAAAGGACGTGGTGTGGTTCGCACTCAATGACGAGCGGCCGCTGTTCGCTTTCGCCAGGATCTGGACAGAGTACAGAGGCGACCGCGGCACCAAGTCGAAGCCCGTCCCCGGCCCTCACCTCGTCCACGGTTTCCTGACGACGGCGCCGAACGCCATCGTCGAGCCGATCCATCCCAAGGCCATGCCGGTGATCCTGACCACCGATGAAGAACGGGCCGTCTGGATGCGCGGGCCATGGGATGAGGCGAACCCAGAAACCGCTTTAGCGGTATGGGATCGCGCGTACAGCTAG